The following proteins are co-located in the Megalobrama amblycephala isolate DHTTF-2021 linkage group LG12, ASM1881202v1, whole genome shotgun sequence genome:
- the LOC125280406 gene encoding dynein 8 kDa light chain, flagellar outer arm-like, whose amino-acid sequence MPKIKVLDSEMSAEMQSEALQVALLAVNMYVKNMDIADYIKKEFERRHESYWHCIIGNCAYSVTPKKNSYIKFSVDGERIVLFKSA is encoded by the exons ATGCCGAAGATTAAGGTCCTTGATTCAGAGATGAGTGCTGAGATGCAGAGTGAGGCTCTTCAGGTCGCTCTTCTGGCTGTGAATATGTATGTAAAGAACATGGACATTGCTGATTACATCAAGAAG GAGTTTGAGAGAAGGCATGAGAGCTACTGGCACTGCATTATAGGGAACTGTGCTTACAGCGTGACACCAAAAAAGAACAGTTATATCAAGTTCTCTGTTGATGGTGAAAGAATTGTGCTCTTCAAATCTGCCTGA
- the LOC125280402 gene encoding dynein 8 kDa light chain, flagellar outer arm-like, whose translation MTERAEMSCRSTMPKISTSIHKSHMSDEMQREVLQVALLAVNMYEKNQDIANYIKNEFERRHEKNWHCIIGDCAYNVTPKQNSYIDFSVDGKRILLFKSA comes from the exons atgacagagagagCAGAAATGAG CTGCAGATCAACCATGCCGAAGATATCGACATCGATCCATAAATCACACATGAGTGATGAGATGCAGCGTGAGGTTCTTCAGGTCGCTCTTCTGGCTGTGAATATGTACGAAAAGAACCAGGACATTGCTAACTACATCAAGAAT GAGTTTGAGAGAAGGCATGAGAAAAACTGGCACTGCATTATAGGCGACTGTGCTTACAACGTGACACCAAAACAGAACAGTTATATCGACTTCTCTGTTGATGGCAAAAGAATTTTGCTCTTCAAATCTGCCTGA